From Arcticibacter tournemirensis, one genomic window encodes:
- the rsmH gene encoding 16S rRNA (cytosine(1402)-N(4))-methyltransferase RsmH: MLKYHTPVMLNECIDALSIKSDGVYVDVTFGGGGHSNEILKRLGTGGRLLAFDQDEDAKQNIPNDDRLTFIDQNFRFLKNYCRLYGVMPVDGILADLGVSSHQFDQPERGFSIRFDADLDMRMDQSASLTAREVINSYSEDQLHKIFGIYGEIQNAKSLAKTIVTSRLNKTIGTVDEFKEVIKKHIPRGKENKYLAQVFQALRIEVNQELEALQEFLLQTAEVLRPGGRLVIMSYHSLEDRLVKNFIAKGKFRGEVEKDFYGNEIKPFESVTRKAKTASEEEIKENSRARSAKLRVAVKL; this comes from the coding sequence ATGCTTAAATATCATACTCCTGTAATGCTTAATGAGTGTATTGATGCGCTTTCAATTAAGTCAGACGGTGTTTATGTAGATGTTACTTTCGGAGGAGGGGGACATTCGAATGAAATTCTGAAACGGCTGGGAACAGGTGGGCGATTGCTGGCATTTGACCAGGATGAAGATGCCAAACAGAATATTCCAAATGATGATCGGTTAACCTTTATAGATCAGAACTTCCGCTTTTTGAAGAATTATTGCCGCTTGTATGGGGTGATGCCTGTGGATGGTATTCTGGCTGATCTTGGTGTTTCATCGCACCAGTTTGATCAGCCAGAGCGGGGGTTTTCTATCAGGTTTGATGCTGATCTGGATATGAGGATGGATCAGTCGGCTTCTTTAACGGCTCGCGAAGTAATCAATTCTTATTCGGAAGATCAGTTACACAAGATCTTTGGCATTTACGGAGAGATTCAGAATGCGAAGTCGCTGGCAAAGACGATTGTTACCTCGCGATTGAATAAGACCATCGGGACGGTTGACGAATTTAAGGAAGTGATTAAAAAACATATTCCGAGAGGTAAGGAAAATAAATATCTGGCACAGGTGTTCCAGGCGTTGCGGATAGAAGTGAATCAGGAGCTGGAGGCTTTGCAGGAGTTCTTATTGCAGACGGCAGAAGTTCTCAGGCCTGGCGGCCGACTGGTAATAATGTCGTACCATTCGCTGGAGGACAGGCTAGTGAAGAATTTTATCGCAAAGGGTAAGTTTCGTGGCGAGGTGGAGAAGGATTTTTATGGAAATGAAATTAAGCCTTTTGAATCCGTGACCCGTAAGGCGAAGACGGCATCAGAGGAGGAGATTAAAGAGAACAGCAGAGCGAGGAGTGCAAAGCTGAGGGTAGCGGTTAAGTTGTAA
- the mraZ gene encoding division/cell wall cluster transcriptional repressor MraZ, translated as MSHFLGEFECKLDTKGRLMIPAGLRKQMPEVERDGLVVNRGFEKHLVIYSRKEWDKIMEDLSKLNQYEKKTRDFIRYFTRGATDLALDAAGRVLLPKSLLEYAGIAADAVLSSQLNKIEVWAKDAYDAQMDNEPENFALLAEEVMGSAGRRADA; from the coding sequence ATGTCTCATTTCTTAGGCGAATTTGAATGCAAGCTTGATACCAAAGGGCGGCTGATGATACCAGCCGGACTTAGGAAGCAAATGCCTGAGGTTGAGAGAGATGGGTTGGTTGTGAATCGAGGTTTTGAGAAGCATCTGGTGATTTACAGCAGGAAAGAGTGGGATAAGATAATGGAAGATCTGAGTAAGTTGAATCAGTACGAGAAGAAGACGAGAGATTTCATTCGTTATTTTACAAGAGGTGCGACAGATCTTGCTCTTGATGCAGCGGGTCGTGTGTTATTACCGAAGTCGCTGCTGGAATATGCAGGAATTGCTGCCGATGCAGTTCTATCCTCGCAGTTGAATAAAATAGAAGTTTGGGCTAAGGATGCTTATGATGCCCAGATGGATAATGAGCCTGAAAACTTTGCGCTTCTGGCAGAGGAAGTAATGGGCAGTGCAGGAAGGAGGGCGGATGCTTAA
- a CDS encoding glycosyl hydrolase family 95 catalytic domain-containing protein, whose protein sequence is MLNGDVFRFLGDLRLDFTYNGEGKQPSVEGQKYYRGLSIDKALASCSYSLNGVKYKREYFTSFGDDVSLIRLTADKPGQLNFTVSLTRPERSVTLVADGMLEMSGQLDNGTDGKGMRYLAKVRPVLKNGSLITGSDFLRIENADEVLLIISAATDFRNLSFEKKVQDEINKTLNKSYENQLKQHVAKFRKLFNRLYLSIGSTNADSLPTNVRINRFHDDPRSDAGLPVLFYQFGRYLSISSTRVGLLPPNLQGLWANQIRTPWNGDYHLDVNVQMNHWPVEAANLSELNLPLADLVKGLVLQGQKTAKAYYNAGGWVAHVITNVWGFTEPGESASWGITKAGSGWLCNNLWMHYAYTLDKNYLKSIYPVIKGSAQFYSSMLVKDKKTGWLVTSPSSSPENTFYLPNGKTASVCAGPAIDNQIVRELFTNVIEASRLLATDESFRKQLQEIMPHLPPVGQVAADGRLMEWMDDYKETDPQHRHISHLYGLYPASLITPDETPKLAEACRKSLNVRRDDGPSWSIAYKLLFWARLHDGNRAFKLYRELMKPTIRTDINYGAGGGVYPNLLSAGPPFQIDGNFGGTAGIGEMLLQSHAGYIDLLPAIPDEWKVEGEVKGMKAEGGFTVGFKWKNGNITSYTITSPLKRKVKVKVNGLVRQVTSSL, encoded by the coding sequence GTGCTCAATGGGGATGTTTTCAGGTTTTTGGGAGACCTCCGGCTCGATTTTACTTACAACGGAGAGGGTAAGCAGCCGTCCGTCGAAGGCCAAAAATACTACCGCGGGCTTTCGATAGATAAAGCACTTGCCTCCTGCTCATATTCATTAAATGGCGTAAAATATAAAAGAGAATATTTTACAAGTTTCGGAGATGACGTAAGTCTTATCAGGCTCACCGCGGATAAACCCGGACAGCTTAATTTTACAGTCTCTTTAACCAGGCCGGAGCGGTCGGTAACCCTTGTTGCTGACGGGATGCTTGAAATGTCAGGCCAGCTCGATAACGGGACCGATGGTAAAGGTATGAGATACCTTGCTAAGGTCAGGCCTGTATTGAAAAATGGGAGCTTGATTACAGGTAGTGATTTTCTCCGTATAGAAAATGCCGACGAAGTGCTATTAATCATAAGCGCCGCTACCGATTTCAGAAATTTGTCATTTGAAAAAAAGGTGCAGGATGAGATAAACAAAACCTTGAACAAAAGCTACGAGAACCAATTAAAACAACATGTCGCGAAATTTCGGAAATTGTTTAACCGCCTGTATCTCTCAATTGGCAGCACGAATGCTGATTCGCTTCCTACAAATGTTCGTATTAATCGGTTTCATGATGATCCGCGATCGGATGCGGGATTACCGGTGCTTTTTTATCAGTTTGGCCGATACCTCAGTATCAGCAGTACCAGGGTGGGATTACTTCCTCCCAATCTTCAGGGGCTTTGGGCAAATCAGATCCGCACTCCGTGGAATGGCGACTATCATCTCGATGTGAATGTTCAAATGAATCATTGGCCAGTTGAGGCAGCAAATCTTTCAGAACTTAATCTTCCACTTGCCGACCTCGTGAAAGGGCTCGTACTTCAAGGCCAAAAGACCGCAAAAGCCTATTATAATGCCGGGGGCTGGGTAGCACATGTGATCACCAATGTATGGGGATTTACAGAACCGGGCGAAAGTGCTTCGTGGGGTATCACAAAGGCTGGCTCTGGCTGGCTTTGCAATAATTTATGGATGCACTATGCCTATACGCTTGACAAGAATTATTTAAAAAGCATCTATCCCGTGATCAAAGGGTCTGCGCAGTTTTATAGCAGCATGTTAGTAAAGGATAAAAAAACTGGCTGGCTGGTTACTTCGCCTTCTTCGTCGCCAGAGAACACTTTTTATCTTCCCAACGGAAAAACTGCCAGCGTTTGCGCGGGGCCGGCAATCGATAATCAGATTGTCCGTGAGCTGTTCACTAACGTTATAGAGGCCTCGCGCCTGCTTGCAACCGATGAATCTTTCCGAAAACAACTACAGGAAATAATGCCCCACCTCCCGCCGGTCGGACAGGTAGCTGCTGATGGAAGATTAATGGAGTGGATGGACGATTATAAGGAAACCGACCCGCAGCACAGGCATATCTCTCACTTGTATGGATTATATCCCGCATCGCTGATAACCCCCGACGAAACCCCTAAGCTGGCTGAAGCATGCAGAAAGAGCTTAAATGTAAGAAGGGATGACGGTCCGAGTTGGTCAATTGCTTATAAATTGCTTTTTTGGGCAAGATTACACGATGGTAACCGGGCTTTTAAGTTATACAGGGAGTTAATGAAACCAACTATTAGAACGGATATTAATTATGGTGCTGGGGGAGGTGTTTATCCAAACCTTTTATCTGCCGGGCCGCCCTTTCAGATAGACGGGAATTTTGGAGGAACTGCCGGGATTGGAGAAATGTTGCTGCAAAGCCATGCCGGTTATATTGATCTTCTCCCTGCTATACCAGATGAATGGAAAGTCGAAGGAGAGGTAAAGGGAATGAAGGCTGAGGGCGGTTTTACTGTTGGTTTTAAATGGAAAAACGGAAATATAACTTCCTATACTATTACATCGCCCCTTAAGAGAAAAGTTAAAGTAAAAGTTAACGGCCTTGTCAGACAAGTTACGTCTTCCTTATAG
- a CDS encoding SusC/RagA family TonB-linked outer membrane protein codes for MRLFYHFALCICFLVLCSIISTNVFSQVPKITVTGTVTDTSKQALPGVSVIAENKKGIGTTTDLNGKFVLDVEPGVVLLFSFVGFTQQRVTLTEGQKTVNIILKESTSQMQEVVITAFSQKQRREAIVGSVTSVRPSDLKVPASNLTTALAGQIAGVIGYQRSGQPGQDNASFFIRGVTTFGYKRDPLILIDNVELSANDLARLNVDDIASFVILKDASATSLYGARGANGVILVSTKEGKEGPAKISFRSEFSSSQSTRTLDLIGPIEYMNLYNEASLTRDPKLPLPFSPTKIRNTQATLEGTPGSNPYVYPAVDWLDLLFKKTATTQRNNLSINGGGGVARYYITGAYNVDNGVLKTDERNNNDNNVKFKNYQLRSNVNVNITKSTEMVVRLSGTFSEYNGPITADGSFASDLYNVAIHTSPVLFPAYYPADEANLNAKHILFGNTGTAGGTNDNSILYNNPYAALLRGHKNSSESRMSAQFELNQNLEFFTKGLKFRGIFNTNRYSYFDSQLSYKLIDQSFICRGEGSGGAQWGCFQVFGRPPARFYLQRRG; via the coding sequence ATGAGACTATTTTATCATTTTGCTCTCTGCATATGCTTTCTGGTTTTATGCAGTATAATCAGCACAAATGTTTTCAGTCAGGTTCCAAAGATCACAGTAACAGGAACTGTTACAGATACTTCAAAACAAGCTCTTCCCGGGGTAAGTGTTATCGCTGAGAACAAGAAAGGAATAGGCACAACCACAGACCTTAATGGAAAATTTGTACTTGACGTTGAGCCAGGTGTGGTTCTGCTCTTTTCTTTTGTTGGTTTTACTCAACAGAGAGTTACGCTGACTGAAGGACAAAAAACAGTTAATATTATTTTGAAGGAATCTACTTCGCAAATGCAGGAAGTGGTGATCACTGCCTTCAGCCAGAAACAAAGGAGAGAGGCTATCGTGGGATCTGTTACCTCAGTAAGGCCTTCTGATCTGAAAGTTCCGGCCAGTAATCTTACTACTGCTCTTGCCGGCCAGATTGCCGGAGTAATTGGTTATCAACGTTCGGGACAGCCGGGACAGGATAACGCTTCGTTTTTTATCAGGGGGGTAACTACATTCGGGTATAAAAGAGACCCCTTGATATTAATCGACAACGTCGAGTTGTCTGCTAATGATCTGGCCAGGTTAAACGTTGACGATATAGCCAGTTTTGTTATACTGAAGGATGCAAGCGCGACATCGCTGTACGGCGCGAGAGGAGCGAACGGCGTTATCCTTGTCAGCACAAAAGAAGGGAAGGAGGGGCCTGCCAAAATCAGTTTCCGCTCCGAATTCTCTTCCTCGCAATCGACCAGAACACTGGATCTCATCGGGCCTATTGAATATATGAACCTTTATAACGAGGCTTCTCTCACACGCGATCCTAAACTTCCCCTGCCTTTCTCTCCAACTAAGATTAGAAACACGCAGGCCACGCTGGAAGGAACGCCCGGAAGTAATCCATACGTATACCCTGCGGTTGATTGGCTTGATCTTTTATTTAAGAAAACGGCAACTACCCAGCGAAATAATCTCAGTATAAATGGAGGTGGCGGTGTTGCCCGGTATTACATAACCGGTGCTTATAATGTTGACAATGGTGTTTTGAAAACAGACGAGCGTAACAACAATGACAATAACGTTAAGTTTAAAAATTACCAGTTACGTTCGAATGTAAACGTGAATATTACGAAGTCCACCGAAATGGTTGTGAGGCTTTCGGGAACGTTCAGTGAATATAATGGACCAATCACTGCCGACGGTTCTTTTGCATCCGATCTTTATAATGTAGCTATCCATACTAGTCCGGTACTTTTTCCTGCTTATTACCCGGCTGATGAAGCAAATTTAAATGCTAAACATATTTTATTCGGAAATACAGGTACCGCCGGAGGTACGAATGACAACAGCATATTGTATAATAATCCTTATGCCGCTTTGCTGAGAGGGCATAAAAACTCGTCGGAGTCGCGCATGTCAGCCCAGTTTGAGCTGAACCAGAATTTAGAGTTCTTTACGAAGGGGCTGAAGTTTAGAGGGATATTCAATACCAACAGATATTCTTATTTCGACTCCCAGTTGTCGTACAAGTTAATCGACCAATCATTTATCTGCAGAGGAGAAGGTTCCGGAGGTGCTCAATGGGGATGTTTTCAGGTTTTTGGGAGACCTCCGGCTCGATTTTACTTACAACGGAGAGGGTAA
- a CDS encoding DUF5107 domain-containing protein: MNNMNVAIWEEKVSLPTYGIGKPDKNPMFFEKRVYQGSSGVVYPNPVTEKIFDEKQDKEYTGLFLENRYLKVMILPELGGRIQMAYDKVKQRHFIYYNQVIKPALVGLTGPWISGGIEFNWPQHHRPSTFEPVDYKLEENADGSKTVWVNEVERMFGTKAMAGFTLHPDKAYIEIKAKLYNRTPLPQTFLWWANPAVKVNDHYQSVFPPDVNAVFDHGKRDVSTFPIATGTYYKVDYSPGTDISMYKNIPVPTSYMAINSDYDFVGGYEHDTQAGLLHVANHYVSPGKKQWTWGHSDFGQAWDRNLTDEDGPYIELMTGMFTDNQPDFSWLMPYEEKSFTQYFLPYRELGIVKNATKDILVSTNVSKGSVSLKIYVTSVQENVTVVLKCAGEELCRETLTLRPEDVLVRDFEIVEGVSEEMIIVSVYSASGKELISYDPGRNRNNEIPEAAKPALPPEEVASVEQLFLTGQHLEQYRHATYSPVPYYEEALRRDPADIRNNNALGLWYLRRGKFVKSEGYFRKAIETSTRRNPNPYDSEPYYNLGLCLKFLERYDDAYGAFYKSVWSNAWKDSGYFSLAQIDLMRGDFETGLEHVSQSLDRNAANSKAYVLKAAMQRKLGQYEAAVLTCSEALRRDGFNLAALFEKANASRLLAKNREADACLAELLVLARDNEQNIITYALDYASAGLYDEAASLLSYAIKEEGTGPMVYYSLGWFFYKSGEIDKAGDAFRKALLANPYLCFPNRLEEIIILRTAIETNPLDAKAPYYLGNLFYDKRQYNEAMSLWRLSSELDPSFATVWRNLGIATFNKAGDQEAAQQCYERAFELDPSDARVLMELDQLYKRLNRTPEQRLAFLDDNLNVVIERDDLYLERVALYNFIGENKIALSLLTERKFHPWEGGEGKVSGQYVYSLVQMAVGAIYSGNFEKALELLEQAQKYPHNLGEGKLFGAQENDIFYWMGCAFEGLGLEQRATEFYLKATQGLSEPSAAMFYNDQQPDKIFYQGLAWRKLGNEKQAGEIFNKLIAYGSQHLADHVKIDYFAVSLPDLLIFEDNLDTRNVIHCSFIKGLGYLGNGDYELARNEFEIALSMDAVHFGSRTHLKMATDLLEKAG; encoded by the coding sequence ATGAATAATATGAATGTAGCCATATGGGAAGAGAAGGTTTCCCTGCCTACTTATGGTATCGGAAAACCCGACAAAAATCCGATGTTCTTTGAAAAGCGCGTATATCAGGGCAGTAGTGGTGTAGTATACCCCAATCCTGTTACCGAAAAGATATTTGATGAAAAACAGGATAAGGAATACACCGGGTTGTTCCTCGAGAACAGATATTTGAAAGTAATGATCCTTCCCGAGCTGGGCGGCCGCATCCAGATGGCTTATGATAAGGTCAAACAAAGACACTTTATCTATTATAACCAGGTGATAAAGCCGGCCCTGGTCGGACTGACGGGCCCCTGGATTTCAGGAGGAATTGAATTTAACTGGCCTCAGCACCATCGCCCAAGTACTTTTGAGCCGGTGGATTATAAACTTGAAGAAAATGCAGATGGCAGCAAAACGGTTTGGGTAAACGAAGTCGAACGTATGTTTGGCACCAAAGCTATGGCTGGATTTACCCTGCATCCAGATAAAGCATACATTGAAATAAAAGCAAAACTTTACAACAGGACTCCGCTTCCCCAAACCTTTTTATGGTGGGCTAACCCTGCAGTGAAAGTAAATGACCATTATCAGTCAGTATTCCCTCCCGATGTAAATGCCGTTTTTGATCATGGAAAACGGGACGTTTCCACTTTTCCTATAGCTACCGGCACCTATTATAAAGTTGATTACTCTCCGGGAACGGATATTTCGATGTATAAGAATATTCCGGTGCCGACTTCATATATGGCGATCAACTCTGACTACGACTTTGTTGGTGGATATGAGCATGATACGCAGGCTGGACTGTTGCATGTTGCCAATCATTATGTTTCGCCGGGCAAGAAGCAATGGACATGGGGGCATAGCGATTTCGGACAGGCATGGGACAGGAATCTTACAGACGAAGACGGCCCTTATATCGAGCTGATGACCGGCATGTTCACCGATAATCAGCCGGATTTTTCGTGGCTTATGCCTTATGAAGAAAAGTCGTTTACACAATATTTTCTGCCTTACAGGGAGCTGGGTATCGTGAAAAATGCCACAAAAGATATTCTCGTTTCAACTAACGTTAGTAAGGGAAGTGTCAGCCTTAAAATATATGTGACTTCTGTGCAGGAAAACGTGACGGTTGTTCTTAAATGTGCCGGAGAAGAGCTATGCCGGGAGACCCTGACTCTGCGGCCTGAAGATGTTCTTGTGCGGGATTTTGAAATCGTTGAAGGCGTTTCGGAAGAGATGATCATCGTTTCTGTGTATTCTGCCTCCGGTAAAGAACTGATATCCTATGATCCGGGACGAAACCGTAATAACGAAATCCCCGAGGCCGCAAAACCGGCACTGCCGCCAGAAGAGGTAGCTTCTGTCGAGCAGCTGTTTTTAACCGGCCAGCATCTGGAACAATACCGTCATGCCACTTATAGCCCGGTGCCTTATTATGAGGAAGCATTACGCAGGGATCCAGCCGATATACGTAACAATAATGCTCTGGGTTTGTGGTACCTGAGGCGTGGGAAGTTTGTAAAGAGCGAAGGATACTTCAGGAAAGCAATTGAAACAAGTACACGACGTAATCCCAATCCTTATGATAGTGAACCGTATTATAACCTCGGTTTGTGTCTGAAGTTCCTTGAAAGGTACGACGACGCATATGGAGCGTTTTATAAATCAGTCTGGAGTAATGCCTGGAAGGACAGCGGGTATTTCTCTCTGGCCCAAATTGACCTGATGAGAGGAGATTTTGAAACAGGACTGGAACATGTCAGTCAGTCTCTCGACAGGAACGCTGCCAATAGTAAAGCCTACGTTCTCAAAGCTGCGATGCAAAGGAAGCTGGGACAATATGAGGCAGCGGTTTTAACTTGTTCTGAAGCCCTCAGGAGAGATGGCTTTAACTTAGCAGCGTTGTTTGAAAAAGCCAACGCTTCGCGATTACTTGCAAAGAATAGAGAAGCGGATGCATGTCTTGCAGAGCTTTTAGTCCTCGCGAGAGATAATGAACAAAACATCATTACTTATGCACTGGACTATGCCTCTGCCGGTTTATATGACGAAGCTGCAAGCCTATTGTCCTATGCAATAAAGGAAGAAGGCACAGGTCCAATGGTATACTATAGCCTGGGATGGTTTTTCTATAAGTCAGGCGAGATTGATAAAGCCGGCGATGCATTCCGTAAAGCTCTACTAGCAAATCCTTATCTGTGTTTCCCTAACCGCCTAGAGGAGATTATTATATTGAGGACCGCGATAGAGACGAATCCCCTTGACGCAAAGGCTCCTTATTATCTTGGTAATCTGTTTTATGATAAGAGGCAGTATAACGAAGCTATGTCCTTATGGCGGCTTTCTTCTGAGCTTGATCCGTCTTTTGCTACAGTATGGAGAAATTTAGGCATTGCAACATTCAACAAGGCCGGCGATCAGGAGGCAGCACAGCAATGCTATGAGAGAGCATTTGAACTTGACCCATCAGATGCAAGAGTATTGATGGAACTTGATCAGCTCTATAAGCGGCTGAACCGAACACCGGAACAGCGTCTGGCATTTCTGGATGATAATTTGAATGTGGTCATAGAAAGGGATGACCTTTACCTGGAAAGGGTAGCGCTTTATAATTTTATAGGCGAGAACAAGATAGCATTAAGCCTGCTAACTGAAAGAAAGTTCCATCCGTGGGAGGGAGGAGAAGGGAAGGTTTCAGGCCAGTATGTTTATAGCCTGGTACAGATGGCGGTTGGCGCTATTTATTCCGGCAATTTCGAAAAAGCATTGGAGTTGCTTGAACAGGCACAGAAATATCCGCATAATCTGGGAGAAGGTAAACTGTTCGGTGCGCAGGAGAACGATATTTTTTATTGGATGGGTTGTGCATTTGAAGGACTCGGACTGGAGCAAAGAGCCACGGAGTTTTATTTAAAAGCGACCCAGGGTTTGTCAGAGCCTTCAGCGGCGATGTTTTACAACGATCAGCAACCTGATAAAATATTTTATCAGGGACTGGCATGGAGAAAGCTTGGCAACGAAAAGCAAGCTGGCGAAATATTTAATAAACTTATAGCATACGGCAGCCAGCATCTTGCTGATCATGTGAAAATTGACTATTTCGCAGTTTCGCTGCCTGATCTTCTGATATTTGAAGATAACCTTGACACCCGGAATGTAATTCATTGCAGCTTTATAAAAGGTCTCGGATATCTTGGGAACGGAGACTATGAGCTGGCCCGCAATGAATTTGAAATCGCTCTTTCGATGGATGCTGTGCACTTTGGTTCCAGAACCCATTTAAAAATGGCAACCGATCTGCTTGAGAAGGCTGGATAG
- a CDS encoding sugar porter family MFS transporter: MTNQKINFNNGYITGISFISALGGYLFGFDFAVISGALPFLRDEFALTSLWEGFLTGSLGLGCIVGCLSAGKIADLYGRRPGLMVAALIFAFSSLGMAFSHSLTLFVSMRFAAGIGVGMASLLSPMYIAEISPASIRGRNVAINQLTVVTGILVTNLVNYFLADIGNEAWRWMFGLGAVPSALFFIGVIWLPESPRWLVKAGREAKAKRVLEKIGSQGFADSTFADIERSLSGNKKQSFRAVFDKAVRPAILVGVVLAAFQQLCGINVVFNYTSTIFESVGADLNRQLLETVAIGIVNLVFTVLAMWQVDKLGRRPLMLAGSLGLSLIYIVLAFLLQSHAAPGLLSVFVLLAIAMYATSLAPVTWVLISEIFPNHIRGLASSVAILSLWASYFILVFTFPLLAERLGTYGPFYLYAIICFEGFLFVKKKVKETKGRTLEELEENLIRH, encoded by the coding sequence ATGACTAATCAAAAGATAAACTTTAACAACGGTTACATTACAGGTATTTCATTCATTTCCGCATTAGGGGGATATCTTTTCGGGTTTGACTTTGCAGTGATCTCGGGTGCCCTGCCTTTTTTGAGAGATGAATTCGCGCTGACATCTCTATGGGAGGGCTTTCTTACCGGCTCGCTTGGGCTGGGCTGTATTGTGGGATGTCTGTCGGCCGGGAAGATCGCCGACTTATATGGAAGGAGGCCGGGGTTGATGGTGGCTGCACTCATCTTTGCTTTTTCTTCTCTTGGAATGGCTTTTTCTCACAGCCTCACCCTTTTTGTTTCCATGCGTTTTGCCGCGGGAATTGGAGTAGGAATGGCATCGCTATTAAGTCCCATGTATATCGCCGAAATATCGCCAGCGAGTATCAGAGGGCGCAATGTCGCCATTAATCAGCTTACTGTAGTTACCGGTATATTGGTTACCAATCTTGTGAATTATTTCCTTGCGGATATCGGAAACGAGGCCTGGCGGTGGATGTTCGGACTTGGAGCCGTTCCTTCCGCACTCTTTTTTATAGGGGTGATATGGCTTCCTGAAAGTCCGCGCTGGCTGGTCAAAGCCGGCAGGGAAGCGAAAGCAAAACGGGTGCTTGAGAAGATCGGTTCGCAGGGATTTGCCGATTCAACCTTTGCTGATATTGAGCGGTCGTTATCAGGGAATAAGAAACAGTCATTCAGAGCAGTATTTGATAAAGCAGTGCGCCCTGCAATCCTGGTGGGCGTAGTGCTGGCCGCGTTTCAGCAGTTATGCGGCATTAATGTTGTCTTTAACTATACCTCCACTATTTTTGAATCTGTCGGTGCTGATCTCAACCGTCAGCTGTTAGAGACCGTGGCTATAGGTATTGTCAATCTGGTGTTTACGGTGCTGGCCATGTGGCAGGTTGATAAGCTGGGAAGAAGACCTCTGATGCTTGCCGGATCGCTTGGTCTTTCACTTATTTATATAGTGCTGGCCTTTTTACTTCAGAGCCATGCTGCTCCTGGCTTGCTTTCGGTGTTTGTATTGCTGGCTATTGCAATGTATGCTACGTCGCTCGCTCCAGTAACCTGGGTACTCATTTCTGAGATATTTCCCAACCATATCCGCGGGCTTGCTTCTTCTGTAGCGATCCTTTCGCTCTGGGCTTCTTATTTTATCCTGGTATTTACGTTCCCGCTGCTAGCCGAGCGACTCGGAACTTACGGGCCTTTTTACCTATATGCCATAATATGCTTTGAAGGCTTCCTTTTTGTTAAGAAAAAGGTGAAGGAAACCAAGGGAAGAACACTGGAAGAACTTGAAGAAAATCTCATCAGACATTAA